From Rhodoferax sp. AJA081-3, the proteins below share one genomic window:
- a CDS encoding adenosylcobalamin-dependent ribonucleoside-diphosphate reductase — MKRDPITPTQNQIVIQPISHDVLAEKYLKPGETGIEDLFARVARALASVEKEEDRAKFEAIFLENLYAGAIGAGRIMSAAGTDIQATLINCFVQPVGDCIQGVDEDGYPGIYEALREAAETMRRGGGVGYDFSRIRPRGAAVKGTASMASGPCSYINVFDQSCSTVESAGARRGAQMGVLRVDHPDVMEFITAKRTPGRWNNFNVSVGMTDTFMEALIADQPWELVHTAKPGAGLLEKGAFQRADGKWVYQTLKARELWDTVMRSTYDFAEPGILFLDHINTDNNLRYCETIAATNPCGEQPLPSYGCCDLGPIILTRFVRHPFGFAGVPAFDFEAFEKSVAIQVRALDNVLDVTFWPLQQQRDESSDKRRIGVGFTGMGNTLAMLCLRYDKAEGREMAKRIATSMRDAAYIASVALAQEKGAFPKFDADGYLEAGTFASRLPAALQQSIRKHGIRNSHLLSIAPTGTVSLAFADNASNGIEPPFSWMYKRKKREGDGTYTEYSVEDHAWRLYHELGGDVNQLPDYFVSALDMSATDHIAMMEAVQPFVDTAISKTVNVPADYPYDDFKNLYQQAWNARLKGLATYRPNAILGSVLHVTPTETAAAPVAPTPPAPVVDPMRTVIERRPKGALSAVAEKVDYWTQEGHKTLYLLVSFLPVPLPNGGTVDRAIEFFMPVGQSGESQQWITSSMRLLSLAARGGFLERALSDMRKVAWDRGPVRLGTHQKEDGTQVPMWHDSEVAAVAFAIQNIQAQRNRSVTNNYNRRATDTQNESDTLLPQQESALATAPLPVMAGKKCGECGAHAVIRKDGCDYCTQCGHVGSCG, encoded by the coding sequence ATGAAACGCGACCCCATCACCCCCACCCAAAACCAGATCGTGATCCAGCCCATCAGCCACGACGTGCTGGCCGAGAAATACCTTAAACCCGGCGAAACGGGCATCGAGGACCTTTTTGCACGCGTGGCACGGGCTCTGGCTTCGGTCGAAAAGGAAGAAGACCGCGCCAAGTTCGAGGCCATCTTCCTGGAAAATCTGTACGCAGGCGCCATTGGCGCAGGCCGCATCATGAGCGCAGCGGGCACCGACATCCAGGCCACGCTGATCAACTGTTTTGTGCAGCCGGTGGGTGATTGCATCCAGGGGGTGGATGAAGACGGTTACCCCGGCATTTACGAAGCCCTACGCGAAGCCGCCGAGACCATGCGCCGCGGCGGCGGTGTGGGCTATGACTTCTCGCGCATCCGCCCGCGTGGCGCGGCAGTCAAGGGTACGGCGTCCATGGCCTCCGGCCCTTGCAGTTATATCAATGTGTTTGACCAATCCTGCTCTACCGTGGAAAGCGCCGGAGCACGCCGCGGCGCCCAGATGGGCGTGCTGCGAGTGGATCACCCGGATGTGATGGAGTTCATCACCGCCAAACGCACGCCGGGCCGCTGGAACAACTTCAATGTGTCGGTGGGTATGACCGACACGTTTATGGAAGCCCTGATCGCCGACCAGCCCTGGGAACTGGTGCACACGGCCAAGCCGGGTGCGGGCCTGCTGGAGAAAGGCGCTTTCCAGCGCGCCGATGGCAAATGGGTCTACCAGACCCTGAAGGCGCGTGAACTGTGGGACACGGTCATGCGCTCCACCTACGACTTTGCCGAGCCCGGCATTTTGTTCCTGGACCACATCAACACCGACAACAACCTGCGTTACTGCGAGACCATTGCCGCCACCAACCCCTGCGGAGAACAGCCCCTGCCGTCCTACGGCTGCTGCGACCTGGGCCCCATCATCCTGACGCGTTTTGTGCGCCACCCGTTTGGGTTTGCTGGCGTACCCGCGTTTGACTTTGAGGCCTTCGAGAAGTCGGTGGCCATCCAGGTGCGGGCTTTGGACAATGTGCTGGACGTGACCTTCTGGCCCCTGCAGCAACAGCGCGACGAATCGTCGGACAAGCGCCGCATCGGCGTCGGTTTTACCGGTATGGGCAACACCCTGGCCATGTTGTGCCTGCGTTACGATAAGGCGGAGGGGCGTGAGATGGCCAAGCGCATCGCCACCAGCATGCGCGACGCTGCCTACATCGCCTCGGTGGCGCTGGCGCAAGAGAAGGGCGCTTTTCCCAAGTTTGATGCCGATGGTTATCTGGAAGCGGGCACCTTTGCCAGCCGCCTGCCCGCCGCGCTGCAGCAGTCCATCCGTAAACACGGCATCCGCAATAGCCACCTGCTGTCGATTGCGCCCACCGGTACGGTCAGCCTGGCCTTTGCCGACAACGCCTCCAACGGTATCGAGCCACCGTTCTCCTGGATGTACAAACGCAAGAAGCGCGAAGGTGACGGCACGTACACCGAGTACTCGGTGGAAGACCACGCCTGGCGCCTGTACCACGAGCTGGGTGGTGACGTAAACCAGTTGCCGGACTACTTTGTGTCCGCACTGGACATGTCGGCCACTGACCACATTGCGATGATGGAAGCGGTGCAGCCTTTTGTGGACACCGCCATCTCCAAGACGGTGAATGTGCCGGCGGACTATCCGTACGACGATTTCAAGAACCTGTACCAGCAGGCCTGGAACGCCCGCCTCAAAGGGCTGGCCACCTACCGGCCGAACGCCATTTTGGGTTCGGTGTTGCATGTGACGCCAACCGAAACCGCAGCAGCCCCAGTAGCCCCCACACCGCCCGCACCGGTGGTCGACCCGATGCGGACCGTGATTGAACGCCGCCCCAAGGGCGCGCTGTCGGCCGTGGCCGAAAAGGTGGACTACTGGACCCAGGAAGGCCACAAAACGCTGTACCTGTTGGTGTCCTTTTTGCCCGTGCCGCTGCCCAATGGTGGCACCGTGGACCGCGCCATCGAATTCTTCATGCCTGTGGGCCAGAGCGGGGAGTCGCAGCAGTGGATCACGTCCAGCATGCGCCTGTTGTCGCTGGCGGCACGTGGTGGTTTCCTGGAGCGAGCGCTCAGCGATATGCGCAAGGTGGCCTGGGACCGCGGACCGGTGCGTCTGGGCACCCACCAGAAGGAAGACGGCACCCAGGTGCCGATGTGGCATGACTCCGAAGTGGCGGCGGTGGCCTTTGCCATCCAGAACATCCAGGCCCAGCGCAACCGTTCGGTGACCAACAACTACAACCGCCGCGCCACCGACACGCAGAACGAGTCCGACACCCTGTTGCCCCAACAGGAAAGCGCGCTGGCTACCGCGCCCCTGCCGGTGATGGCCGGCAAGAAGTGTGGCGAGTGTGGTGCCCATGCCGTGATCCGCAAGGACGGGTGTGACTACTGCACCCAGTGCGGCCACGTGGGAAGCTGTGGGTGA
- a CDS encoding nitroreductase: MQSRRTILPKRLAAPGPDTAQLQQILVAAASAPDHGQVRPWRFVMVPDGARAALAQTFGDALLERDPQAGPEHVLQAQEKAHRSPCLMLVVVRTDCGDPDIDLPERLISTGCAVQNILLVATALGYGSALTSGKALKSHVLRALFGLLGGEHALCFISLGTVQSRKLSPRQRPVPEDYVSTLVVS, from the coding sequence ATGCAGTCGCGTCGGACCATTCTGCCCAAGCGTCTGGCCGCACCCGGCCCTGACACTGCACAGCTGCAGCAAATACTCGTCGCGGCCGCGTCTGCGCCTGACCATGGCCAGGTGCGGCCTTGGCGCTTTGTCATGGTGCCCGACGGCGCCCGTGCTGCACTGGCCCAGACTTTTGGTGATGCGCTGCTGGAGCGCGACCCACAGGCTGGCCCCGAGCACGTGCTGCAGGCCCAAGAGAAAGCACATCGCAGCCCCTGCCTGATGCTGGTGGTGGTCCGCACCGACTGCGGTGACCCGGACATCGACTTGCCAGAACGGCTTATCTCCACCGGCTGCGCCGTGCAAAACATCCTGCTGGTGGCTACGGCACTGGGTTATGGCTCGGCGCTGACCAGCGGCAAGGCCTTGAAGTCCCATGTGCTGCGTGCCCTGTTTGGCCTGCTGGGCGGCGAACATGCCCTGTGTTTCATCAGCCTGGGGACCGTGCAGTCCCGCAAACTCAGCCCCCGCCAGCGCCCCGTGCCTGAGGATTACGTCAGCACACTGGTTGTGAGTTAA
- a CDS encoding ATP-binding protein, producing the protein MKLQFNITVKLLSYLLVASLVPLMVLGFSALEIARRIVLEQAQEQNVRVLGSFASYLALYHDQIEDLATNIAGNEAIGSALYSADEGSKSGFDALNVRAQVGYTLNSYVRVKGLVSLDLFSLAGTRFHVGETLSASDVAPETARRLLDLADNSNADTQWRGIGNNVNSNSRFAQVTSVVRGIRYFSPKTGKSDTVGVLVISLSDDIIREYLQRVPLPAGQRLLQIDPQGRIALQSDGPASGQLFAPALMEIVRNQRGTQQLTLDGQDVIMDVHAADPGHGYLVMITPRQLVTGRVDRLTLATVALFALCLLAILALTWRFARTVVAPIRAVSDGFRRLGLAPAANHMPLPTPSAQDEIGQLVEGYNKHLVSLNAQRESASELLLAEVARDATQTMLVAAIESIDEAFVVYDANDRLLFCNEKYREVYSGAAEIMVPGKTFEEILRYGAQRGHYPAAAGRLEEWIAERLAAHRSGNTRLEQQLDNGRWLRVVERKTQMGQTVGFRVDITELKKAQQAAEAASRAKSEFLANMSHEIRTPMNAILGMLKLLQNTELDPRQRDYASNTESAARSLLGLLNDILDFSKVEAGKMTLDPRPFHLDRLLQDLRLVLTSSLNNKPITLRFDIATDVPRGLLGDDMRLQQVLINLGSNAIKFTSQGEVVLMVRVVDQSERGVLLEFAVRDTGIGIAADKLEHIFSGFSQADSNTTRQFGGTGLGLSISRQLVSLMGGELKVDSSIGLGSRFYFQIHFALASPEPVATKEAASNPPARAKKIQRLAGLRLLVVEDNKINQMVAQGLLSQEGAEVSLAENGALGVAAVARAEPGFDAVLMDVQMPVMDGYTATRTIQTELGLTSLPIIAMTANAMPSDREACLAAGMCEHVGKPFDLDHLVTLLLKFTGRSIASADGTPTHLAPVSTNQSAPAPAALNADAALHRLGGDADFLGTVLQAFAKDMELAPDQLRSHLEASDQQAAVLAMHTLMGLAATAGADLLSSVAADLEQRLKKGVTTEAHGDVLVLLQGAVDATRTALGQALQKYAGARPHSDNSQHRGMGGGA; encoded by the coding sequence GTGAAACTGCAATTCAACATTACCGTCAAGTTGTTGAGCTACCTGCTGGTGGCGAGTCTGGTTCCACTGATGGTCCTGGGTTTTAGCGCCTTGGAAATTGCAAGGCGAATCGTTCTGGAGCAGGCCCAGGAACAAAATGTTCGCGTATTGGGGAGTTTTGCATCCTACCTTGCGCTATACCACGACCAGATCGAAGACCTGGCAACCAACATCGCCGGTAACGAAGCCATTGGCAGCGCGCTGTACAGTGCCGATGAAGGGTCAAAAAGCGGTTTTGACGCCCTCAATGTTCGGGCCCAGGTCGGCTACACCCTCAACAGTTATGTGCGTGTCAAAGGTCTGGTCTCGTTGGATCTTTTTTCACTAGCGGGTACCCGCTTTCATGTTGGGGAGACCCTGAGCGCAAGTGACGTCGCTCCTGAGACGGCCCGTAGGCTGCTCGACTTGGCCGACAACTCCAACGCCGACACGCAATGGCGCGGAATCGGGAACAACGTCAACAGCAACTCCCGCTTCGCGCAGGTGACCAGCGTCGTGCGAGGAATACGCTATTTTTCGCCAAAAACGGGTAAGTCAGACACAGTGGGGGTGCTGGTGATCAGCCTTTCCGACGACATCATTCGTGAATACCTGCAGCGGGTGCCACTTCCTGCGGGTCAGCGGCTGCTGCAGATTGACCCGCAAGGACGGATTGCATTGCAGTCCGATGGACCGGCCTCCGGCCAGTTGTTTGCGCCGGCTCTGATGGAGATCGTCCGGAATCAGCGGGGCACACAACAACTCACGTTGGACGGGCAGGACGTCATCATGGACGTCCATGCGGCCGACCCGGGGCACGGCTACCTGGTCATGATTACGCCGCGTCAGTTGGTCACGGGCAGGGTCGACCGACTCACACTGGCAACCGTCGCGCTGTTTGCCCTTTGCCTGTTGGCCATTCTGGCACTCACATGGCGCTTCGCTCGCACCGTTGTCGCACCGATCCGGGCCGTGTCGGACGGCTTTCGACGCCTTGGCCTGGCACCTGCGGCAAACCACATGCCGTTGCCTACACCCAGTGCCCAGGACGAAATCGGCCAATTGGTCGAGGGCTACAACAAACACCTGGTGTCACTGAATGCCCAGCGGGAGAGCGCCAGTGAGCTGTTACTGGCTGAGGTGGCCCGCGATGCAACCCAGACCATGCTGGTCGCGGCCATCGAATCCATAGATGAGGCTTTTGTGGTGTACGACGCCAACGACCGATTGTTGTTCTGCAATGAAAAGTACCGTGAGGTCTACAGTGGTGCGGCAGAAATCATGGTGCCGGGCAAAACGTTTGAAGAAATTCTGCGATACGGTGCGCAGCGCGGGCATTACCCTGCAGCCGCTGGCCGGCTAGAAGAATGGATAGCGGAACGATTAGCCGCTCATCGCAGCGGCAACACGCGGCTTGAACAACAACTCGACAACGGCCGCTGGCTGCGGGTGGTAGAGCGCAAGACCCAAATGGGACAAACGGTCGGCTTCAGGGTCGACATCACCGAGCTCAAGAAGGCGCAACAGGCGGCGGAAGCGGCCAGCCGGGCTAAGAGTGAGTTCCTGGCCAATATGAGCCATGAAATTCGCACACCCATGAACGCGATCCTGGGCATGCTCAAACTGCTGCAAAACACCGAGCTTGACCCACGCCAGCGGGACTATGCGTCCAACACCGAAAGCGCTGCGCGCTCCTTGTTGGGTTTGCTCAACGACATCCTTGACTTCTCAAAGGTTGAGGCCGGAAAGATGACATTGGACCCCCGGCCATTTCACCTGGACCGCCTGTTGCAGGACCTTAGACTGGTTCTCACATCCAGCCTGAATAACAAACCGATTACCTTGCGCTTTGACATCGCGACAGACGTGCCCCGGGGGTTATTGGGTGACGACATGCGTCTGCAGCAAGTGCTGATCAACCTGGGAAGCAATGCCATTAAGTTCACCAGCCAGGGAGAAGTCGTACTGATGGTTCGCGTGGTGGATCAAAGTGAACGCGGCGTGCTGCTGGAGTTTGCCGTGCGCGACACCGGCATCGGTATCGCTGCAGACAAGCTGGAACACATCTTTAGCGGTTTTTCCCAGGCGGACTCCAATACCACACGCCAATTTGGTGGAACTGGCCTGGGGCTCTCAATTTCGAGGCAACTGGTATCGCTGATGGGTGGAGAGCTAAAAGTCGATAGTTCCATAGGATTGGGGAGCCGGTTTTACTTCCAGATCCACTTTGCCCTGGCATCGCCAGAACCTGTAGCAACCAAAGAAGCAGCGTCCAATCCTCCAGCACGGGCCAAAAAAATCCAGCGCCTGGCGGGCCTGCGGTTGCTGGTGGTGGAGGACAACAAAATCAACCAGATGGTCGCCCAGGGCCTGTTGAGTCAGGAAGGTGCTGAGGTGAGCCTGGCAGAGAATGGCGCTCTGGGCGTGGCCGCTGTGGCACGCGCCGAGCCCGGCTTTGACGCGGTGTTGATGGACGTACAAATGCCCGTGATGGACGGTTACACCGCCACCCGCACGATACAGACTGAACTGGGGTTGACCTCGTTGCCCATCATTGCCATGACGGCCAACGCCATGCCCTCCGATCGCGAGGCATGCCTTGCGGCGGGCATGTGTGAACATGTCGGAAAGCCATTCGATCTTGACCATCTCGTAACACTTCTACTGAAGTTCACCGGCCGCTCAATTGCGTCTGCAGATGGAACTCCGACCCACTTGGCTCCCGTTAGCACCAACCAGTCGGCACCCGCTCCCGCAGCGTTGAACGCCGACGCAGCCTTGCATCGTCTGGGAGGCGATGCCGACTTTTTGGGCACAGTGCTGCAGGCTTTTGCCAAGGACATGGAACTGGCACCAGACCAATTGCGCTCCCACCTGGAGGCATCCGATCAACAAGCAGCCGTACTCGCCATGCATACGCTCATGGGGCTTGCGGCTACGGCTGGCGCAGACCTTCTTTCAAGTGTGGCAGCAGACCTGGAACAGCGCCTAAAGAAGGGAGTTACGACTGAAGCGCATGGTGATGTACTGGTTCTTTTGCAAGGCGCCGTCGATGCAACACGCACAGCCCTTGGACAAGCACTGCAAAAGTATGCGGGTGCGCGCCCCCATTCAGACAATTCGCAACACCGGGGAATGGGCGGCGGCGCTTAA
- a CDS encoding substrate-binding domain-containing protein, whose amino-acid sequence MSFTRLFSATVMGLGLLGCGQSNGPNVNTTSAAAVSAPAPAAKPSRQIGLVMKTLTNPFFIEMEKGARRAEKEFGVSLIVKTAAQETSIEQQIQLVNDLIAAKVDAIVIAPGDSQSLVATLKKAADTGIKIVNIDNRLDPVAVQQAGAGEIPFVSVDNEAGAYKAGKFLADKIDAPTQAAILEGIRSADNARQRMEGAKRGLATNKQIRLVASETANWKIDEAYSVSKALFAKNPDIRLLFAANDMMAIGAVKYLQESGKTKVLVVGYDALSEAIAEIKNGRMAATVDQQAAEQGYQGVALALRLLNGEKVPAVTLIDTRLITADSLK is encoded by the coding sequence ATGAGTTTCACCCGTCTGTTTTCTGCAACTGTTATGGGACTGGGCTTGCTGGGCTGCGGCCAGTCCAATGGGCCCAACGTCAACACGACGTCCGCGGCGGCCGTCTCGGCCCCTGCGCCCGCTGCCAAACCTTCGCGCCAGATTGGCCTGGTCATGAAAACCTTGACCAACCCCTTTTTCATTGAAATGGAAAAGGGTGCGCGACGCGCGGAGAAGGAGTTCGGCGTTTCGCTGATCGTCAAGACGGCGGCCCAGGAGACATCGATTGAGCAGCAGATTCAGCTGGTCAACGACCTCATCGCGGCAAAAGTCGATGCCATTGTGATCGCCCCTGGCGACTCCCAAAGCCTGGTGGCCACGCTCAAGAAGGCCGCTGATACCGGCATCAAGATCGTCAACATTGACAACCGACTGGACCCCGTAGCCGTGCAACAGGCGGGGGCCGGAGAGATTCCATTTGTCAGCGTAGACAATGAGGCAGGCGCCTACAAGGCCGGCAAATTTCTGGCTGACAAGATTGACGCCCCTACCCAGGCAGCAATTTTGGAAGGCATACGCAGTGCGGACAATGCCCGCCAGCGCATGGAGGGTGCCAAGCGCGGTCTGGCGACCAACAAGCAAATCCGGTTGGTCGCCTCCGAAACAGCCAACTGGAAGATCGACGAAGCCTATTCGGTCAGCAAGGCGCTGTTCGCCAAAAACCCCGATATCCGTCTACTTTTCGCGGCCAACGACATGATGGCCATTGGTGCGGTCAAGTACCTGCAAGAGTCTGGAAAAACCAAAGTCTTGGTCGTCGGATACGATGCGCTGTCCGAAGCCATCGCAGAGATCAAGAATGGTCGCATGGCTGCAACGGTCGACCAGCAAGCAGCGGAACAGGGTTATCAGGGCGTGGCACTGGCACTTCGACTGCTAAATGGCGAAAAAGTGCCGGCAGTCACCTTGATCGATACCCGGCTGATAACCGCAGACAGCCTCAAATAG
- a CDS encoding EamA family transporter, producing the protein MTHVNLRPKDLLLILTVILVWGVNFAVIKVGVADVPPLMLGGLRFLLAAFPALLFLRAPKVPIRLYVLYGMTISVGQFALLFTAIHVGMPTGLASLVLQSQAFFTMVFAAFWLKESWHANQLAGLVLAAGGLVLIGSAHGLSMPLAGFMLTIAAAAMWACGNIVTRAVGRYGPMNQLAFVVWASLVPPIPLLLLSAWLEGPPAMAAALAHFSWTAFGAVAYLAWAATLFGYGVWTALLSRYPANRIAPFSLLVPLVGLTTGWVVFGEVLQPVHFAGGALLMAGLLVNLFGGRLFARLKWQT; encoded by the coding sequence ATGACCCACGTCAATTTACGCCCCAAAGATCTGTTGCTGATACTGACCGTCATCCTGGTGTGGGGTGTCAACTTCGCGGTTATCAAGGTAGGGGTTGCTGATGTGCCGCCGCTGATGCTGGGTGGCCTGCGGTTTCTGCTGGCGGCCTTTCCGGCGCTGCTGTTTTTGCGCGCCCCCAAGGTGCCGATCCGCTTGTACGTGTTGTATGGCATGACCATTTCGGTGGGGCAGTTCGCGCTGCTGTTCACCGCCATCCATGTGGGCATGCCCACCGGGCTGGCATCGCTGGTGCTGCAGTCGCAGGCATTTTTCACCATGGTGTTTGCGGCGTTCTGGCTCAAGGAGTCGTGGCATGCCAACCAACTGGCGGGGCTGGTACTGGCGGCCGGTGGCCTGGTCTTGATCGGCAGTGCCCATGGTCTGTCCATGCCATTGGCCGGTTTTATGCTGACCATCGCCGCGGCGGCCATGTGGGCCTGCGGCAATATCGTGACCCGTGCCGTAGGCCGGTATGGCCCCATGAACCAGTTGGCGTTTGTAGTGTGGGCCAGCCTGGTGCCACCGATACCCTTGCTCCTGTTGTCCGCGTGGCTGGAGGGGCCACCCGCCATGGCCGCTGCACTGGCGCACTTCAGCTGGACGGCGTTTGGCGCAGTGGCCTACCTGGCCTGGGCCGCAACCCTGTTTGGGTATGGTGTGTGGACGGCCCTGTTGTCCCGTTACCCGGCCAATCGCATTGCGCCGTTTTCGCTGCTGGTGCCACTGGTAGGTTTGACCACCGGTTGGGTCGTGTTTGGCGAGGTGCTCCAGCCGGTGCACTTTGCCGGGGGAGCCCTGTTGATGGCCGGGCTGTTGGTCAACCTGTTTGGGGGCCGCCTGTTTGCCCGCTTGAAATGGCAGACGTGA
- a CDS encoding multidrug effflux MFS transporter: MNPDAHKLWLAPQWAFAVLLALLGMLGPFSIDTYLPAFADIARSLDATPVQMQQTLSAYLFGFAFMSLFHGAISDSFGRRPVVLWGLAAFTVASAGCALSHSIGQLIFFRAMQGLSTGAGIVVSRAVIRDMFPPSQAQKVMSQVTIFFGVAPAIAPMVGGWMLAHVNWAGIFWFLTGVGVVLWVAIYRALPETLHVTQRQDFHPRNLMAGYWQLGSDPRFFLLALASGIPFNGMFLYILSAPVFLGEHLQLAPQEFFWCFLITIGGIMGGAMVSGRVAGKITPTRQIRIGFSIMLVIAVVNLVANLLFKAHVSWALLPLGIFSFGWALMVPVVTLLVLDLHPDRRGMASSLQMFVGSTANGIVAGVISPLVMHSTVALAVSSLLMLSLGLVAWTYIRHRWPTIGHTIAHG; this comes from the coding sequence ATGAACCCCGACGCACACAAACTTTGGCTGGCCCCGCAATGGGCTTTTGCGGTTTTGCTGGCCCTCTTGGGCATGTTGGGGCCTTTCTCCATCGACACCTATTTGCCGGCCTTTGCTGACATTGCGCGGTCGCTGGACGCGACACCGGTGCAGATGCAGCAGACGTTGTCGGCCTACCTGTTTGGTTTTGCCTTCATGAGCCTGTTCCATGGCGCCATCTCCGACAGCTTTGGCCGTAGGCCCGTGGTGTTGTGGGGCCTGGCGGCCTTTACCGTGGCCTCGGCAGGTTGTGCGTTGTCGCACAGCATTGGTCAGCTGATCTTTTTCCGCGCCATGCAAGGCCTGTCCACCGGCGCCGGCATTGTGGTGTCGCGTGCGGTGATACGTGACATGTTTCCGCCCTCGCAGGCGCAAAAGGTCATGAGCCAGGTCACCATCTTTTTTGGTGTGGCCCCGGCCATTGCACCCATGGTGGGCGGCTGGATGCTGGCCCATGTCAACTGGGCGGGCATCTTCTGGTTCTTGACCGGTGTGGGTGTGGTGCTGTGGGTGGCCATTTACCGGGCGCTGCCGGAGACCCTGCACGTGACGCAGCGCCAAGACTTTCATCCCCGGAACCTGATGGCCGGTTACTGGCAACTGGGCTCAGACCCGCGTTTCTTTTTGCTGGCTCTGGCCAGTGGCATACCGTTTAATGGCATGTTTTTGTACATCCTCAGCGCGCCGGTGTTTCTGGGGGAGCATTTGCAACTGGCACCGCAAGAGTTTTTCTGGTGTTTCCTGATCACCATTGGCGGCATCATGGGTGGCGCTATGGTCAGCGGGCGGGTGGCGGGCAAGATCACGCCCACACGGCAGATACGCATAGGCTTTTCCATCATGCTGGTCATTGCGGTGGTGAACCTGGTTGCCAATCTGCTGTTCAAGGCCCATGTGAGCTGGGCGCTGTTGCCCTTGGGCATCTTTTCGTTTGGCTGGGCGCTGATGGTGCCCGTGGTCACGCTCCTGGTGCTGGACCTGCACCCGGACCGCCGGGGCATGGCGTCGAGCCTGCAGATGTTTGTGGGCTCCACGGCCAACGGCATTGTCGCCGGGGTGATCTCGCCGCTGGTCATGCACTCCACGGTGGCGCTGGCCGTGTCGTCCCTGCTGATGCTGAGCCTGGGGCTGGTGGCGTGGACCTATATTCGCCACCGCTGGCCCACAATCGGGCATACCATTGCGCATGGCTAG